In Streptomyces thermolilacinus SPC6, a single genomic region encodes these proteins:
- a CDS encoding inositol monophosphatase family protein — translation MIDELLHDTGFLSAAEDAVRAAAAAEVMPRWRQLAAHEVDEKSGPHDLVTVADRQAEIHLTRSLTALLPGSVVVGEEGVHADPSLYAAVRGDAPVWIVDPVDGTRQFVHGDPGFCVLVALARHGELLASWTYAPATGEMAVAVRGGGARLNGAALRAGAPEPGATIRVATAHPDYTTPAQKEALAGLAVEGVDPQPCGSAGLAYLAVARGDSEAVAFTWEYAWDHAAGILLVTEAGGAHRTIAGDPFRVTGDNTLPFTAARDEATARRVASLLRAQ, via the coding sequence ATGATCGATGAGCTGCTGCACGACACCGGTTTCCTGTCCGCCGCCGAGGACGCGGTCCGCGCGGCCGCCGCCGCCGAGGTGATGCCCCGCTGGCGGCAGCTCGCCGCGCACGAGGTGGACGAGAAGTCGGGGCCGCACGACCTGGTCACCGTCGCCGACCGTCAGGCCGAGATACATCTGACGCGGTCCTTGACGGCGCTGCTGCCCGGTTCCGTCGTGGTGGGGGAGGAGGGCGTCCACGCCGACCCGTCCCTGTACGCCGCGGTGCGCGGCGACGCGCCCGTCTGGATCGTGGACCCGGTCGACGGCACACGCCAGTTCGTCCACGGCGACCCCGGCTTCTGCGTGCTCGTCGCCCTCGCCCGGCACGGCGAGCTGCTGGCGTCCTGGACGTACGCGCCCGCGACCGGCGAGATGGCCGTCGCCGTACGCGGCGGGGGCGCCCGGCTGAACGGCGCGGCGCTGCGGGCCGGTGCCCCCGAGCCCGGCGCGACGATCCGCGTCGCCACGGCGCACCCCGACTACACGACCCCTGCCCAGAAGGAGGCGCTCGCGGGCCTCGCCGTCGAGGGCGTCGATCCCCAGCCGTGCGGCTCGGCGGGCCTGGCGTACCTGGCGGTGGCGCGCGGCGACTCCGAGGCCGTCGCGTTCACCTGGGAGTACGCCTGGGACCACGCGGCGGGCATCCTCCTCGTCACGGAGGCGGGCGGCGCCCACCGCACGATCGCGGGCGACCCGTTCCGCGTCACGGGCGACAACACCCTGCCGTTCACGGCGGCGCGCGACGAGGCGACCGCCAGGCGCGTCGCCTCACTGCTGCGGGCCCAGTGA
- a CDS encoding phytoene desaturase family protein has product MPSMLDAVVVGAGPNGLTAAAELARRGFSTAVFEAKGTVGGGARTEELTLPGFRHDPCSAVHPLGAGSPAFRAMPLDRYGLEWLHAPLPMAHPFDDGTAAVLSRSVSETAASFGPRDAGAYRRLVEPYIGRWDTLARDFMSLPLTALPRDPVTLARFGLDGLPPSTWLMRRFRDDRARALFAGLVAHVIAPLGGLATGAIGLVFALAAHAGGWPLPRGGSQSISDALAAYLKDLGGAVHTDYEVKRLDDLPPARAYVFDTSPTALARIAGLGRFYDGYRYGASVFKIDYAMDGPVPWTAEEPRRAGTVQVGPSSLEIGTALRQASGGTAPGTPFLITAQPSVVDPGRAPAGKHVFWAYGHVPNGWRGDLTEAVERQIERFAPGFRDLVLARATAGPPEMAARNANYVGGDIACGAARGLQLLLRPRLTLRPYHTPHPAVFLCSSATPPGPGVHGMSGHNAAKAVWQHLRRQTR; this is encoded by the coding sequence GTGCCGTCGATGCTCGATGCCGTCGTCGTGGGGGCGGGCCCGAACGGGCTGACCGCCGCCGCCGAGCTGGCCCGCCGCGGCTTCTCCACGGCCGTCTTCGAGGCGAAGGGAACGGTCGGCGGCGGAGCCCGCACGGAGGAGCTGACCCTCCCCGGCTTCCGCCACGACCCGTGCTCCGCCGTGCACCCGCTGGGCGCCGGTTCGCCCGCCTTCCGCGCCATGCCGCTCGACCGCTACGGCCTCGAATGGCTCCACGCGCCGCTCCCCATGGCGCACCCCTTCGACGACGGCACGGCCGCCGTCCTGTCCCGGTCCGTCTCCGAGACGGCCGCCTCCTTCGGGCCGCGCGACGCCGGGGCGTACCGGCGCCTCGTGGAGCCGTACATCGGCAGATGGGACACGCTGGCCCGCGACTTCATGTCGCTGCCGCTGACCGCGCTGCCCCGCGACCCCGTCACCCTCGCCCGCTTCGGCCTCGACGGGCTGCCGCCGTCCACCTGGCTGATGCGCCGCTTCCGCGACGACCGGGCCCGCGCCCTGTTCGCCGGGCTCGTCGCCCATGTCATCGCACCCCTCGGGGGGCTGGCGACCGGCGCGATCGGCCTGGTCTTCGCGCTCGCCGCGCACGCGGGCGGCTGGCCGTTGCCGCGCGGCGGCTCCCAGTCCATCTCGGACGCCCTCGCCGCGTACCTGAAGGACCTCGGCGGGGCCGTCCACACCGACTACGAGGTCAAGCGGCTGGACGACCTGCCACCGGCCCGCGCGTACGTCTTCGACACCTCGCCCACCGCGCTCGCCCGGATCGCGGGGCTCGGCCGCTTCTACGACGGCTACCGGTACGGCGCCTCCGTCTTCAAGATCGACTACGCGATGGACGGCCCCGTCCCCTGGACCGCCGAGGAGCCCCGCCGCGCCGGCACGGTCCAGGTCGGTCCTTCCAGCCTGGAGATCGGCACCGCCCTGCGCCAGGCGTCCGGCGGCACGGCGCCCGGCACCCCGTTCCTGATCACCGCTCAGCCCAGTGTCGTGGACCCGGGGCGCGCCCCGGCGGGCAAGCACGTCTTCTGGGCGTACGGTCACGTCCCCAACGGCTGGCGGGGCGACCTCACCGAGGCGGTCGAGCGGCAGATCGAACGCTTCGCGCCCGGCTTTCGCGACCTAGTCCTCGCCCGCGCCACCGCAGGACCGCCCGAGATGGCCGCCCGGAACGCCAACTACGTGGGCGGCGACATCGCCTGCGGCGCCGCCCGCGGTCTCCAGCTGCTGCTCCGCCCCCGCCTGACCCTGCGGCCCTACCACACCCCGCACCCGGCGGTGTTCCTCTGCTCCTCCGCCACCCCACCGGGCCCCGGCGTCCACGGCATGTCCGGTCACAACGCGGCGAAGGCGGTCTGGCAGCACCTGCGCAGGCAAACCCGCTAG
- a CDS encoding hemolysin family protein, producing MNAALGLLAVLVLTAGTGYFVAQEFAYVAADRIALAREAEAGDKRAARALKVLERLSFMLSGAQLGITVTGLVVGFLAEPSVSALLKPALGGTGLSDGAVSVISVVLAFVIATVLQMVLGELAPKNLALAVPERLAKSLASSTLVYLKVVGPVVRVFDGAANRLLRKVGIEPVEELHHGATLEELSHLIGESHEQGQLPADTAELLDHALEFSERTLDEVMVPRANAVFVRREATLTEAVELIARHGHSNYPVLGDHPDDIAGVLGVRDLARLPADRFDTLTAAQADRAPLLLPDTLPLPQAVARMREADDEFAVVLDEHGGVAGIVTYEDIAEELVGDIADESDTVVVLAVPDGTGWRVDAGRRLDEIEDATGVTLPEDDDYDTVAGLIIDRLGRFPTIGDSLTVDGVRIDVLTLDRHVPGRVRIEGVQPTANDEEVPA from the coding sequence ATGAACGCCGCTCTCGGCCTGCTGGCCGTCCTCGTGCTGACCGCCGGCACCGGGTACTTCGTGGCCCAGGAGTTCGCCTACGTCGCCGCCGACCGGATCGCCCTCGCCCGTGAGGCGGAGGCCGGTGACAAGCGGGCCGCGCGTGCGCTGAAGGTCCTCGAGCGCCTCTCCTTCATGCTCTCCGGCGCCCAGCTCGGCATCACGGTCACCGGCCTCGTCGTCGGCTTCCTCGCCGAGCCGTCCGTCTCCGCGCTTCTGAAGCCCGCGCTGGGCGGGACGGGGCTGTCGGACGGAGCGGTGTCGGTGATCTCCGTGGTCCTCGCCTTCGTGATCGCCACCGTCCTCCAGATGGTCCTGGGCGAGCTGGCGCCGAAGAACCTCGCGCTCGCCGTGCCCGAGCGGCTCGCCAAGTCGCTGGCCTCCTCCACCCTCGTCTACCTGAAGGTCGTCGGGCCCGTCGTCCGGGTCTTCGACGGGGCCGCGAACAGGCTGCTGCGCAAGGTCGGCATCGAACCCGTCGAGGAACTGCACCACGGCGCCACCCTGGAGGAGCTCAGCCACCTCATCGGCGAGTCCCACGAGCAGGGCCAGCTCCCCGCCGACACGGCCGAGCTCCTCGACCACGCACTGGAGTTCTCCGAGCGGACCCTGGACGAGGTGATGGTGCCGCGCGCCAACGCCGTCTTCGTCCGCAGGGAGGCCACGCTCACCGAGGCCGTCGAGCTGATCGCGCGGCACGGGCACTCCAACTACCCCGTCCTCGGCGACCACCCGGACGACATCGCCGGTGTCCTCGGCGTGCGCGACCTCGCCCGCCTGCCCGCCGACCGGTTCGACACCCTCACCGCGGCACAGGCCGACCGCGCGCCCCTGCTGCTGCCCGACACGCTGCCGCTGCCCCAGGCCGTCGCGCGGATGCGGGAGGCCGACGACGAGTTCGCCGTCGTCCTGGACGAGCACGGCGGTGTCGCCGGCATCGTCACGTACGAGGACATCGCGGAGGAACTGGTCGGCGACATCGCCGACGAGAGCGACACGGTCGTCGTACTCGCCGTTCCCGACGGGACCGGCTGGCGCGTCGACGCGGGCCGACGCCTCGACGAGATCGAGGACGCCACCGGCGTCACCCTGCCCGAGGACGACGACTACGACACCGTCGCCGGTCTGATCATCGACCGCCTCGGCCGCTTCCCGACCATCGGGGACAGCCTCACCGTCGACGGCGTCCGCATCGACGTCCTCACCCTCGACCGCCACGTACCCGGACGGGTCCGCATCGAAGGCGTCCAGCCGACCGCCAACGACGAGGAGGTCCCGGCATGA
- a CDS encoding O-acetyl-ADP-ribose deacetylase — MTRLTLTHGDITRQHVDAIVNAANSSLLGGGGVDGAIHRAGGPEILAECRALRASRYGRGLPTGQAVATTAGQLPARWVIHTVGPVYQQDGSADPELLASCYRESLRVADELGARTVAFPAISTGVYRWPMDDAARIAVETVRAARTEAEEVRFVLLDERAYDRFAEQLRRA; from the coding sequence ATGACGCGACTGACCCTGACCCACGGCGACATCACCCGACAGCACGTCGACGCCATCGTCAACGCGGCCAACTCCTCCCTCCTCGGCGGCGGCGGAGTCGACGGCGCCATCCACCGCGCCGGCGGCCCGGAGATCCTGGCGGAGTGCCGCGCCCTGCGCGCTTCCCGCTACGGCAGGGGCCTCCCCACAGGACAGGCCGTCGCCACCACCGCCGGGCAGCTCCCCGCCCGCTGGGTCATCCACACGGTCGGCCCGGTGTACCAGCAGGACGGCAGCGCCGATCCGGAGCTGCTGGCGTCCTGCTACCGCGAGTCGCTGCGGGTCGCCGACGAACTTGGCGCGCGCACGGTCGCGTTCCCCGCCATCTCGACCGGCGTGTACCGCTGGCCCATGGACGACGCCGCCCGCATCGCGGTGGAGACGGTGCGGGCCGCGCGGACGGAGGCGGAGGAAGTCAGGTTCGTCCTCCTGGACGAGCGGGCATACGACCGCTTCGCCGAGCAGCTCCGTCGAGCGTGA